A region of the Methylocystis sp. MJC1 genome:
ATTATATTGAAATTGCTGAAAGGAGAGCTCGCGAAACATTCGAAGGCTGAGATCGTGCATCTGCGGTCAGAACTGGCACTAGGGGAGACCGGTGACGCGACCCAGGAAGTTCATAAGATTTTCGAGCTTTTTCCGGATGCTCTAATAGTCGGAGGGCCAATCGAAGGGCCAAACGGAGCAATGTTGGAAGGCCCCATTGTTTTTGGTTATGGAGAGCTGATTGGATACCCCGAAGTGGAGCCAGACGTGCCCACGGCGCAATTCGATCCAATAACCATTGTACATGTCGTCAATGCTGTATCGGCCCGCTGCTGTTGGGTGAACAGAGCCCTTCTCGAACGAGAACTCGACGAAATGCCAGAGAAATTCTCGGCAGCTCTAATTGGCCCTTGGCTCGGCGCCGCCGCGACTAGATCGGGAGGAAAAGTCATATATGCCCCTCGAAGCGGAGCGAGAATGCGGGCCGAAACGAACTCGTCGCGAACGCGAAGCATAGCGGCACAGCTCGCAGAAAGGTTCTTCCTCCGGGAAAAAATCCAGCAAAAAGGCTACGCAGCCCAACTCGATGCGTCTGGGCAAAGACCATATAGCTTGCGGTTGGAGCCGATCAAGCCGCTTGCCGCTCTCCCCTACAGGGACATTCTCGAGCAGCGGGAAAGAGATTCTCGCGCGAGCTTTAAGGAGATCGGCGCGGCGCGTTCTAAAGTTGGCGTGTTATCGACGGTCTACATCAAAACCGACCCTCAGTTATTTCGCGCGACCGTCGCGTCCGTGACGTCTCAGATCTTAAACGCCGCAGAATGGATAATTCTGGCAAATGGACCCGTTTCTCCCGAAGTTGACGGGATCCTCCGCGAGATAGCCACAGACAGGCAGCTGTCGGACACGAGGACGTCTCAACAGAACGGCCTCGAGATCGTCGTTTTGTCTACTCCTGTAAATCTCGGCATCCATGGAGGGTTGAGGGTCTGTCTGGAAAATGCCACGAGCGAGTACGTGACAGCCCTGGATGCGGACGACTTGCTCACTCAAGACGCCATTGCACTGATTGAGAAAGAACTCGAAAAAAGCCCCGACGAGATTTTCTATACGGACGAGGATTTATACGTCGACGGTCGACCCGTCCATCCATTCTATCGAAGCGATTACGACCCGGTCCAACTCCGCGCGCACTCGTCGATCTGGCATTCGATCGTTTTCAAACGAGAAACAGGTCTGCGTTTAGGAGTGTATAGTTCCCACGCGGTGGAATATGCTTTGGATTGGGACACGCTGCTTCGGTTTGAGATAAACGGTTTCGCGCCTCGACACATCCCCCGAGTCATTTATCATTGGCGACAGCATAAAAGCTCGCTCTCCAATAGTGGATCTGTCTTCGAAGGCAGTCTGAAGTCAGTTCGGTCATCATTGGAATATATCCGTTCGAAGATGCCTGATCCGGAACTGTATCAGGTGTCGCCTTATCCATGTAATATGGGAATGCCTGATTTTTTCCTCGAGCGCCGCAAGACAAAGGCACCGATGCTCTCTTGGGTCGTCATGGGTTCGGAAGGAGAGCTGGTCGACGTTCCGTTTGGCTCGGTGCGGCGTCTGGAACTCTCCCGAGGAACTTTGGCCGTCGAGCGATTGGGAAGCGCGCTCAGGGCTATGTCTGACGAATTCGTGTGTTTGCTGGGGCCCGGCGTCCGCCTTTGGGACCTGGAGACAATATGGCAAGCCGTTCGCCATTTCGAAATGGTGCCTGCCGTGGCGGGCGTCAGCGGCCCCGTCACTCGGGAAACCGGGGAAATCGTCCTTGGCGCGGCCGTGCAAACGGGTGTTCGCGAGTATGCTGACCCCTACGCGGGCCGATCGATGCTCGACCGGGGCGCGGAAATGATGTCATTCATGAAGCCCTGTTGCGTCAGCGCCGTCTACTCGGATTTGCTCGTCGCAAGGCGAGAAGCGTTGGTGAATGCCATTTGCGAAGCGCCTAATAACTTGGCGATGCGGAGTCTCGGGCTATGGTTTGGAATATGGGCCGCCAGAAACGGGACATACCTCGTTTACGAACCTCTTTTGCGGGGAAGAGCGCAAGATGATGCGAGACTCATTTCAGATCCTGCCGAAGTTTTCGCATTCTCACTGGACGTCTGCCGGCAGGGCGCTTCTATCGACGGGCGAGGTGCCATTCGCGGACATGCAGCGATCGTCGCAGCTAGGCACGTTCACCCAAAATGAAGACGCGACAACGCCACGCGGGAGCGGCAACGGCTCGGGCCACCATCTCGGGCCAAGGAATTCGCGGCCTCGCGCCGACCGCGAAGAGAAGCGTGTGCCCCACGGGGCCACGCAGGATTCGGAACAGATTCTGTGATAGCCTGTATTGGCGCGCCGCCTCGGGATTGCTTTTTAGGGCGACGTTCCTTATTAGGAGGGGCCCTCTCGATTGGGCCCTCTTGTGCCGCGAGCTTTAATTGAAATTAGGCAGCACTAATCATGAAACATAATATAACAAAGGCTGTCATTCTTGCCGGCGGCCTAGGAACGCGCCTCGCGGAAGAGACTAGCGTGCGGCCTAAGCCTATGGTTGAGATCGGTGGCCGCCCGATTATTTGGCATATTATGAAAATATACTCGAACCACGGGATTAACGAATTTATTATCTGCCTTGGCTATAAGGGATATGTGATTAAAGAGTATTTTCAAAACTATTTTCTCCATACCTCCGACGTTACGATCGATCTTACTAGAAACGGAACAATAGTCCACGCTCAACGGACGGAGCCCTGGAAAATCACGCTCGTCGACACCGGCGACGCCACCATGACCGGCGGTCGCCTGAAGCGGATCCGCGATTACGTGGGCGACGCGTGTTTCTGCATGACCTATGGCGACGGTGTCAGTGACATCGACATCGCCGCCGAGATCGACTTCCATCTTAAGCATGGTCGGGACGCCACAATGACCGTGGTGCGGCCCGCCGGGCGCTTTGGTGCGGCGGAAATCGCCGACGGCGGCGCGGTGAAGGGTTTTCAGGAAAAACCCGAAGGCGAATCCGGCTGGATCAACGCCGGCTTTTTCATTCTGTCGCCGCGAGTTTTCGATCTGATTGACGGCGACGCAACGATCTGGGAGCGCGCTCCGATGGAACGGCTGGTCGCAGATGATCAATTGATGGCGTTTCGGCACCCCGGCTTCTGGCACGCCATGGACACGCTGCGCGACAAGCAGCAGCTTGAGGAAATGTGGGTCGCGGGGAAAGCGCCCTGGCGCAGCTGGGTCTAACGCGCTCATCGCTCGAACAGTCGCGTTCGAATGACGAGGCCTATCGCTGACCTTTCGCCAGCGCGGTCCATCGCTTATGGAGCTATTAATGCCGGTCCCTGAATCGTTCTCCGTTTACGCCGGCACCCGCGTGCTCGTCACCGGACATTCCGGGTTCAAAGGCGGCTGGCTCGCGGCATGGCTAGCGAAGCTTGGTGCCAAGGTGACCGGCGTCAGCCTGCCCCCGGATCAGGGGCCCAACAATCTCTTCGAGCGTGCGAAAATTGGCCAGCGCTGCAGTGACAACCGCTGGATCGACATACGCGACGAAAGCGCGATCGACCGCCTCATTCAGGAGATCCGCCCGAAGATCGTCTTTCATTTGGCGGCGCAGCCCCTCGTCCATCGCAGCTACCGCGAGCCTTTGCTGACTTTCGCAACCAATATTCTGGGGGCGGCCAACGTTCTCGAAGCCGCACGGCGCTGTGATGAGGTGGAGGCGGTGGTTTTCGTCACCAGCGACAAGGTCTACGATAATAAGGAATGGACGTGGGCCTATCGCGAGAACGATCGTCTCGGCGGCCTCGATCCCTATAGCGCGAGCAAGGGCGCGGCGGAGATCGTCGCACGCTCCTTCATGGAGGTGCTGCGCGGGCCGGGCGGCGGCTACCGCCTGGCGACGGCGCGCGGCGGCAATGTCGTCGGCGGCGGCGACTGGTCCGAAAACCGCATCGTTCCGGATATTGTCCGCGCCCTGCGCGCCGGCGAGCCGCTCGTGCTACGCCATCCAGAGGCGACCCGCCCCTGGCAGCATGTGCTCGAACTTTGTGCAGGCTATTTGACCCTCGGCGCGCATCTACTGGTCGGAAACGCCGCGCGCGGCCTGCCGCCGGCTCATTTCAAGGGCTCTTTCAACTTCGGGCCCGACCGGACCAATGAAATGCCTGTGCGCCGCCTCGTCGACGCGGCGCTTTCGGTCTGGGGAAGGCCGGATCACCCGGTTCAACTCGGCGAGTCGAAACTGCATGAATCAACCTATCTGCGGGTAGATTCCTCGAAATCCCAGGCCGAATTGGAGTGGAGGCCGGCGCTCGGCTTCGACGACACAATGACCTGGACCATGAAGTGGTATCGGCGCTATGTGGAAAATCCTTCCTGCGCGTCGGGCCTCGTCGACGAACAAATCGACGCCTATGCAGATCTTTATGGAAGGAAGCACATTTGACCTCCAATACGCATCGTCACACGGCGACTAAGAAATGCCGTCATTGCGGCGCGGCTTTGACGACCATTTTCGCCGATCTCGGGGCGACACCCGTTTCGAACGATTATCTGAGGGAGGCGGACCGCGATGGCCCTGAAAGCTATTATCCGCTTCGCGCATTCGTCTGCGATTCCTGCCGCCTCGTGCAGCTTGAGGATTTTCGGCGCGCCAATGAGCTGTTCCGCGAGGATTACGCTTATTTTTCCTCCGTTTCGACCAGCTGGTTGGCGCACGCCAGCCGCTACGCTGACGCAATGTCGGAGCGCTTCGGCCTTTCCAGCGCCAGCACGGTCGTCGAAGTCGCGAGCAATGACGGATACCTGCTGCAATATTTCCACGCGAAGAAGATCAATGTCCTCGGCATCGAGCCCTGCCGCTCCGTCGCGGAATTCGCCATCCGCGATAAATCGATCCCGACCCGCATCGAGTTTTTCGGCGAAAAGACCGGCAAACGCCTCGCCGCTGAAGGCTTTGCCGCGGATCTGACGGCCGCCAATAATGTCTTGGCGCATGTGCCCGACATTAATGACTTCGTTTCCGGCTTTCGGGAAATTTTGAAACCCGAGGGCGTTTCCACCTTCGAGTTTCCGCATCTACTTAATCTCATCGAGCTCAATCAGTTCGACACGATCTACCACGAGCATTTCTCGTACCTCTCTCTGCTCGCGGCGGATAGGTTCTTTGCTGCGAACGGCCTGCGCGTTTTCGACGTCGAGGCAATCCCGACCCACGGCGGCTCGCTGCGCCTGTTCGTCTGCCGGAAGGACGCATCGTGGAAGCGGACGGAGCGCGTTGAAGAACTTCTGCACCTTGAGCGCACGGCGGGCCTTGACGGCGACGCCGCTTATCTCGCCTTCGCCGAGAAAGTGCGCGAGACGAAGCGCGCGTTGCTGGAGCTCCTGATCGGCCTGAAGCGCCAGGGCAAGACCATCGCCGCCTATGGCGCGCCGGCGAAGGGCAATACCCTGCTCAATTATTGCGGGGTTGGGTCGGATTTCCTCGAGTTCACCGTCGACCGCTCGCCGCAAAAGCAGGGCATGTATCTTCCCGGCACGCGCTTGCCGATCAAGGCGCCGGAGGCCATCGACGCTCTCAAGCCCGATTACATTCTGATCTTGCCTTGGAACATTAAGGACGAGATCGTGAAGCAGATGGCGCATGCGCGCGAATGGGGCTGCAAGTTCATCGTCCCCATTCCGCGCGCGCAAATCTTCTGAAGGTTTGCCTCATGGAGTTCATCGACAGCGCTTTGCCCGGCTGCCGCCTGATCCGGATGACGCCGGCGGGCGACGCGCGCGGCTATTTCGTGCGCACCTTTTGCGCCAGGGAATTTTCCGAGCAAGGGCTAAATCCCGAGCTCGCCCAGGCGAGCTATTCCTTCAACGCCCGGCGCGGCACCGTGCGTGGCCTGCATTTTCAGGCGGCACCGCAGATGGAGGACAAGCTCGTGCGCTGCGTGCGCGGCGCGATTTTTGACGTCATGGTCGATATTCGACCCGGCTCTTCCACTTTCGGGCGCTGGGTTGGTTATGAGCTTACTGAGTACAATCATATGCAGCTTCATTCCGTACGCGGCTTCGCGCATGGATTTCAGACGCTCACGGATGATTGCGTGGTCGCCTATCACATTGCGCAATTCTACGATCCGCAAAAGGCCGCAGGCGTGCGCTGGGACGATCCCGACATTGGCATCGACTGGCCCTTGCCGCCGACCGATCAATCGCCGCGCGATCTGCAGCTGCCGAGACTGGCCGACGTCGACCGCGGCGCGCTGTCGCCTTTCGCCCCCGCCGCGTCATGACGGCGCGACTGCTCGTCACCGGTGGCGGCGGCTTCATCGGACGCCATTGTCTCGCCCCCGCACTCGCTGCCGGCTTTGAGGTTTGGGCGACAACGTCAACGCACAGCGCTCCCGCGTCGCGACCCGAAGCCGCAAATTTGCATTGGCGCTCCCTCGATCTGCTGTGTCCTGGCGCCCTTGAGGCTTTGATTTGCGAGATTAAGCCGACCCATGTGCTACACATGGCCTGGGAGACCACCCATGGAAGCTATTGGACGAGCCCCGCCAATCTCGATTGGCTCGCCCTCGGCACGCGGCTCTTTAAAAGCTTTGCAGAAGAGGGTGGAAAACGGCTCGTCTGCGCCGGCACTTGCGCCGAATATGACTGGAGCTCGGGCTATATGGTCGAGGGGGTGACGCCGGAGCGTCCCGCAACCTTTTACGGCCGCATCAAGCTGGCACATCATCAGGCGATGACCGCGACCGCGGATCTCCTCGGTTTCAGCGCCGCGACGGGACGAATTTTTTTCGCCTATGGCCCTTATGAGAACCCGAGCCGAATAATTCCTTACGCCTGCGCCCAGCTCGCGCGGGGCGAGCCGGCGGAGTTCGGGACCGGCCGATTCTACCGCGACTTCATGCATGTCGAAGACGTCGCCGCGGGCTTTGTCGCGCTGCTAAAAAGCGACGTTATGGGTGCCTGCAACATCGGGTCGGCGACGCCGGAAACCCTCGCCAACATTGTGACGACAATCGGCACCATCGCAGGACTTCCGGAGTTCATCCGACTCGGCGCGCGACCGGACCGCCCCGGTGATCCGCCAATGCTGGTCGGCGACAACGCAAAGCTTCGTTCAACGGGTTGGGCCCCGCGATGGAACCTGGGCGATGGACTGGCGCAGTCGTTTGAATGGTTCCGATCGCAATAGGAATTTTACTGTTTGCTTCGCCTCAATGTGTATGGGATTTCTCATTCGGGAGCGTCTTTCGAAGCGTAAATACCACCCCCTTGCCAGCAGCCTTGATCTCTGGTCCATAAGGGAGATGTATCGTCGCTCTGATTTGGAGCGGCTTTCGAAAGAGGAGCTGGACAGAACGACGAATGGCAGAGGGCGTGCGGAGGTCGCGCAGTGAGTCCCGCGTTCCAGGTTTCGGGCACCACCTTAACCGGGTCTGATAGGTTTCGGTTTCAAATTGAAATCGAAACCGAGAGCGGCGCGCGCGATCGCTCAGAGCGTCTTGTTAAACGCGCCGCATCGAGGATTCTTGCACCCGTCTGGCCCCCGATGACCGTGATTGACGGCTTCGTTGAGGCATCGCTATGAAAAAATTGCATCGCTACGTAGCGACCCGCGCGTGGGTGCGGGAGGTGTATGCAGGTGCGTTAAAAATGCGGGGTCGAGATCAGGAAGCTCCAAACCTTTATCGCGATTTCCAATGCGATAGGATCGCCGGTCCCTGTTCGGTCGTGTCGATAAGAGGTTTCATGGCCGCACGGACGCATTAATGTCTCTCTAAATCAGGCGGCCCGTGAAAAAAAATGGAGCTGTGCGCGAGAATCTGAGTCAGCAGCGATTTCGCGAAGCGAGGATGCAAGATTGGAATTGATTTTCCAGGTTAAAATCAATCGGTTCGATCAAGAGTTCTACGGTGCCTACTACGAGGACCTTAGTGGTTTTTCGTCTGGTCAGTTGCGGGAGCATTACCGTAGACATGGGGCCGCCGAAGGGCGCTTCAAGAATTTCGACGAAGCGCTGCAAGCCCTCGAGCGCCAGCATGGGCCTCTTCCAAAAGATTTCTCGGCGGCAGAATATCGGCGCCTCAACCCGGAATTGCCTCACATAGAATGGTGGCTGAAGCTCCATTACCTGCGACTCGGCCGTGGCGAGGGACGGCGATATCGATCCACAGATAAGAACACCTCAATCGAAGATCTTTTTAGCTCTTTCGCCAAGGTCACGAAAACAGTAAATATTCGCGAGTCAGGCGGAGTTTTGCAATTTACCACCGATGACCCCCAGATACATTTCCAGTTCCTCCCCGAGGTAGCCAGGAACTTCGTCATTTTAGATCTTTCGATCAAAATCTGCCCGATCGATTCCGAGCCAGGCGACCCCCGGGTTTATTTCGACTATGGAGATGGGTTTACGGAGCAAAATTCAGTCAACCTCGCTCAGGCTCGGAAAGATGTCTGGTTGGTGCACATTCCGCTCCCCGCACTCGCGGTCGGCCTTAGGCTTGATCCCGCATCGGCGCGCCGATCGATTCGGCTTGTCGAAGCGTCGATATCGTCGACGCCCATACAAAAGGCGCTTATATCCTTATATCAGACCGGCGACTCTTATCTCTCAAAGGAAGTTCAGCGAATTGTAGAGCAGGTTGGCTTCAGGTTGCATTCTGAGCGAGTCGCCCAGCGAGAACGTGCAAATTCGCATTCGCCTGACTTGCAGCGCCGCGCCTATGCTATGGCTGCGGAGAGGGCAATGCACGCGTTGAACAGGAACCTCACCGCGAGGCAAATGCAGTATCGACGGTGGATCGAGCAATATGACACGCTTTCAGAGAAAGACTTTGCCGACATGCGGGAGCAGGCTGATAGCTTTCCGATCAAGCCCCTCTTTTCGATCATTTTGCCAACCTATAACTCGAATATTAAGTTGCTGGAGGAGGCGATTAACAGTCTGCTAACGCAGACCTACCAAAACTTCGAAGTTTGCATCGCTGATGATTGCTCGACCAAGGATGAGGTTCGCGACTTCATTACAAAGACCGGGGATAAGCACGAGCGAATTCGCTATGTTTTTCGCGACGAGAACGGCCACATCTCCGAATGCTCGAACTCAGCAATCCGAATTGCCCGCGGTGACTATCTAGTTCTCGTTGATCACGACGACGTGATCCCCGCTCATGCGCTGTGGATGGTTGCTTACTACATAAATCTTTATCCAAATGCTAAAATTCTATACTCAGACGAGGACAAGCTTGAGGAAGATGGCAGCAGGTGCGATCCCTACTTCAAGGGCAATTTCGACTACTTCCTCATGTACGTTCACAACCTGGTTAACCATCTTGGCGTTTACGCAGCACATTTGGTGCGTCAGGTCGGGGGTTTTCGGAAGGGTTACGAAGGAAGCCAGGATTATGACCTCGTCCTACGCTGTGCGGAAGCATGCGAACCCGAGGACATCATTCATATTCCCTATGTGCTGTATCACTGGCGCAAAGCCCTCGGCTCCACTGCCACCTCGGCGGATCATAAGGAATATGCAATCCTCACTGCGCGTAAGGCGGTTAACGATCACTTCGCGCGGAAGGGTCTCCCTTACTTGTCTGTTGAGGGGAAGTTTCCATGGCATTCATCAATCCAAATCTCGCCCAATCTGTCGGAGCGATCGCGAAAGGTCGCCGTCATTATACCCGCTCGAGATTGCGTTAGTAATCTAGTAGCTTGCTTAAAATCAGTTGATCTAGCGAGATCCAAGCCTCACGAAATTCTTATCGTCAACAACTCCCGGGAACCAGGGGATCTCAGCTTTCTTCGGAGTTATGTCTCGCGTAACAACCGTGCCAGACTCATTGATTGCCCGGGCGAGTTTAATTTCTCAGCTATCAACAATTGTGCGGCGGAAATGGTCGAGAGCGACATTATTTGCTTCTTAAACAACGACACAGAGGTTCTTGCGGAGGATTGGCTAGAACGGGCAACAGCACATTTCGAAATTCCTGACGTCGGCGCGGTCGGGGCAAAGCTTCTGTACCCCGACCAGACAATCCAGCATTTCGGATTTTATCTCGGGAGCGACCTGCCCGAGATCGCCTGGCATCCACATAGGGGGCTAGCCGGAGACTCGCCCGGACTTTTCGGAAAGGCGTCGCTCATTCAACAGTTTTCAGCCACAACTGCAGCATGTCTTTTCGTACGTCGAAATGTGCTCGAAGAGATCGGCGGCTTCGATGAAACACTTAGGGAGTCATACAACGACGTTGATCTATGTATAAGGATCAGAGAGGCAGGTTATCGAATTATCGTGGACCCCGCGGTGCTGCTCCTTCGCAAAGAAGCGGTGATGTGTGGGCACGACGTTTCTCCCGAGAAAGCGGAGCGGCTTGAGCGCGAGGCGGCCATGATGAGAGAGAAATGGGGTGCGCAGCTCGACTGCGATCCATTTTACAACCCAAATCTCTCGCTGAGCGCCGATTTCACGCCAGCGTTCCCGCCAAGAATTACCTATCCGTGGAAGCTTCCCTCAAAATGGGGCAGGGAAAGGCAAGAATCGGGTTTGAAAAGTTTGAGATCATTCCTTAACGTGGATCGCTTGGCGAAAATCTTGAACCGCCTTTCTTTTTCGGTAACTGCTTCCCGCTGGTTACGCTGGAAATAGCGGCACCTCGTCGCCGCAAGATGGTCGTCCACCGGCAGGAGCGCTTCAAGCCGAAGCAGCCGAACGAAGTCTGGAGCCTGGACTTCATCCACGATCAGCTCAGCAATGGCGACAAGTTCCGGGCGCTGACGGTGGTCGACGTGTTCAGCCGCGAGGCTTTGGCGATCGAAGTCGGGCAGCGCCTTCGCGGTATCCCTCCGGCGGCGGCCGCCTGGCGTTGATTGCGGTTTTTGAGATAGCTGCCTGACGGGTGGCGCGATGATCGTGTCCACTTCTATTACAAGCGGACACTATCGCCGATGTCGCGCAACGATGACGATCCGCCGGCTCTCCGGCGCCGACGCCGATCCTGGTCTCTCGAAGAGAAGCGCCGGATCGTCGAGGAGAGCCTTGAGGACGGAGCTTCGATCGCCGAGGTTGCGCGACGGCACGACCTCAACACCAACCAGCTCTTCACCTGGCGCCGGCAGTTCGGCGTCGATCTGGCTGCGCCGCAGGACCTCGCGCCGATCCTGCCCGTGACGATCACGCCGGACACAGTGGGGGAGCATTCCGCTCCGGGGCCGACCGGCCAGATGGAGATCGTCCTCGCCGAGGGTGACCGGATCCTCGTGTGGTCCGATGTCGAGGCAGCCGCGCTGTCGCGGGTCGTGAAGGCGCTGCGGCGATGATCCCGTTGCCGGCGGGCTGCCGCGTCTGGATCGCCACCGGCCACACCGACATGCGACGCGGCATGCAGGGCCTCGCCCTTCAGGTGCAGGAGCAGTTGAAGCGCGACCCGCACGCCGGCGATCTCTACATTTTCCGCGGGCGCAGGGGCGACCTCGCAAAAATTCTCTGGCATGATGGCGTCGGACTGTCGCTGTATGCAAAACGCCTCGATCGCGGAAAGTTCATATGGCCCTCGGCGACGGCGGGCGCGGTGTCGATCTCGGCGGCGCAGATGGCCTATATGCTCGAAGGGATAGATTGGCGAAATCCGCAAATGACCTTTCGGCCGCAAAGCGCGGGGTGAATCGCAAAAAATCCAGGGCGGAGGCATTTTGGGGCGCCACAAATCGCAAGATATGTGATTCACTTCGCCTATGGACGCTGCTGCCCAGGCCCTTCTCGACGAAAATGCTGCGCTGAAAGCAGAGTTGGCCGTCGCACGGGCGAAGGCGTCGGAAGACACGGCGCTGATCGCCGCGCAAAAGCTTCAGATCGCCAAGTTGCAGCGGCAGATCTACGGGCAAAAGTCGGAGCGCGCTGCGCGGCTGATCGATCAGTTGTCGCTCGAGCTCGAAGAGCTGGAAGCGAGCGCGACGGAAGATGAGCTCGCGGCGGAGCAGGCGGTCACGAAAACCACGCTGGTCGCGGGCTTCACGCGCAAACGGTCCGAGCGCCACACATTCCCGGAACATCTACCGCGCGAGCGCGTCGTAATCGAGGCGCCGACGAGCTGCGCTTGCTGCGGCGGATCGCGGCTGCGGAAGCTCGGCGAAGACGTGACGCAGACGCTGGAGACGACGCCGCGTCAGTGGAAAGTGATCGAGACCGTGCGAGAGAAATTCTCCTGTCGGGACTGCGAGAAGATCACACAGGCGCCGGCGCCGTTCCATGCCGTTCCGCGCGGCTGGGCGGGGCCAAGCCTTCTGGCGATGATCGCCTTCGAGAAGTTCGGCCAACATCAGCCGCTGAACCGTCAGGCGGAGCGCTATGCGTTGGAAGGCGCGCCGATCTCCTTGTCGACCATGGCCGACGCCGTCGGCTCCATCTGTGCGGCGCTGGATCCGCTGCGGCGTCTCATCGAGGCGCATGTCCTGGCCGCCGAGCGCCTACACGGCGACGACACCACGGTTCCCGTGCTGGCGAAGGGCAAAACCGACACGGGTCGGTGCTGGGTTTATGTCCGCGACGACGCGCCCTTCGGCGGCGCCGGGCCGCCGGCGGCCATCTTTTATTACTCACGCGACCGCAAAGGCGAAC
Encoded here:
- the rfbF gene encoding glucose-1-phosphate cytidylyltransferase, with protein sequence MKHNITKAVILAGGLGTRLAEETSVRPKPMVEIGGRPIIWHIMKIYSNHGINEFIICLGYKGYVIKEYFQNYFLHTSDVTIDLTRNGTIVHAQRTEPWKITLVDTGDATMTGGRLKRIRDYVGDACFCMTYGDGVSDIDIAAEIDFHLKHGRDATMTVVRPAGRFGAAEIADGGAVKGFQEKPEGESGWINAGFFILSPRVFDLIDGDATIWERAPMERLVADDQLMAFRHPGFWHAMDTLRDKQQLEEMWVAGKAPWRSWV
- the rfbG gene encoding CDP-glucose 4,6-dehydratase, which gives rise to MPVPESFSVYAGTRVLVTGHSGFKGGWLAAWLAKLGAKVTGVSLPPDQGPNNLFERAKIGQRCSDNRWIDIRDESAIDRLIQEIRPKIVFHLAAQPLVHRSYREPLLTFATNILGAANVLEAARRCDEVEAVVFVTSDKVYDNKEWTWAYRENDRLGGLDPYSASKGAAEIVARSFMEVLRGPGGGYRLATARGGNVVGGGDWSENRIVPDIVRALRAGEPLVLRHPEATRPWQHVLELCAGYLTLGAHLLVGNAARGLPPAHFKGSFNFGPDRTNEMPVRRLVDAALSVWGRPDHPVQLGESKLHESTYLRVDSSKSQAELEWRPALGFDDTMTWTMKWYRRYVENPSCASGLVDEQIDAYADLYGRKHI
- a CDS encoding class I SAM-dependent methyltransferase — encoded protein: MTSNTHRHTATKKCRHCGAALTTIFADLGATPVSNDYLREADRDGPESYYPLRAFVCDSCRLVQLEDFRRANELFREDYAYFSSVSTSWLAHASRYADAMSERFGLSSASTVVEVASNDGYLLQYFHAKKINVLGIEPCRSVAEFAIRDKSIPTRIEFFGEKTGKRLAAEGFAADLTAANNVLAHVPDINDFVSGFREILKPEGVSTFEFPHLLNLIELNQFDTIYHEHFSYLSLLAADRFFAANGLRVFDVEAIPTHGGSLRLFVCRKDASWKRTERVEELLHLERTAGLDGDAAYLAFAEKVRETKRALLELLIGLKRQGKTIAAYGAPAKGNTLLNYCGVGSDFLEFTVDRSPQKQGMYLPGTRLPIKAPEAIDALKPDYILILPWNIKDEIVKQMAHAREWGCKFIVPIPRAQIF
- the rfbC gene encoding dTDP-4-dehydrorhamnose 3,5-epimerase, giving the protein MEFIDSALPGCRLIRMTPAGDARGYFVRTFCAREFSEQGLNPELAQASYSFNARRGTVRGLHFQAAPQMEDKLVRCVRGAIFDVMVDIRPGSSTFGRWVGYELTEYNHMQLHSVRGFAHGFQTLTDDCVVAYHIAQFYDPQKAAGVRWDDPDIGIDWPLPPTDQSPRDLQLPRLADVDRGALSPFAPAAS
- a CDS encoding NAD-dependent epimerase/dehydratase family protein, with the translated sequence MTARLLVTGGGGFIGRHCLAPALAAGFEVWATTSTHSAPASRPEAANLHWRSLDLLCPGALEALICEIKPTHVLHMAWETTHGSYWTSPANLDWLALGTRLFKSFAEEGGKRLVCAGTCAEYDWSSGYMVEGVTPERPATFYGRIKLAHHQAMTATADLLGFSAATGRIFFAYGPYENPSRIIPYACAQLARGEPAEFGTGRFYRDFMHVEDVAAGFVALLKSDVMGACNIGSATPETLANIVTTIGTIAGLPEFIRLGARPDRPGDPPMLVGDNAKLRSTGWAPRWNLGDGLAQSFEWFRSQ
- a CDS encoding glycosyltransferase family 2 protein, yielding MELIFQVKINRFDQEFYGAYYEDLSGFSSGQLREHYRRHGAAEGRFKNFDEALQALERQHGPLPKDFSAAEYRRLNPELPHIEWWLKLHYLRLGRGEGRRYRSTDKNTSIEDLFSSFAKVTKTVNIRESGGVLQFTTDDPQIHFQFLPEVARNFVILDLSIKICPIDSEPGDPRVYFDYGDGFTEQNSVNLAQARKDVWLVHIPLPALAVGLRLDPASARRSIRLVEASISSTPIQKALISLYQTGDSYLSKEVQRIVEQVGFRLHSERVAQRERANSHSPDLQRRAYAMAAERAMHALNRNLTARQMQYRRWIEQYDTLSEKDFADMREQADSFPIKPLFSIILPTYNSNIKLLEEAINSLLTQTYQNFEVCIADDCSTKDEVRDFITKTGDKHERIRYVFRDENGHISECSNSAIRIARGDYLVLVDHDDVIPAHALWMVAYYINLYPNAKILYSDEDKLEEDGSRCDPYFKGNFDYFLMYVHNLVNHLGVYAAHLVRQVGGFRKGYEGSQDYDLVLRCAEACEPEDIIHIPYVLYHWRKALGSTATSADHKEYAILTARKAVNDHFARKGLPYLSVEGKFPWHSSIQISPNLSERSRKVAVIIPARDCVSNLVACLKSVDLARSKPHEILIVNNSREPGDLSFLRSYVSRNNRARLIDCPGEFNFSAINNCAAEMVESDIICFLNNDTEVLAEDWLERATAHFEIPDVGAVGAKLLYPDQTIQHFGFYLGSDLPEIAWHPHRGLAGDSPGLFGKASLIQQFSATTAACLFVRRNVLEEIGGFDETLRESYNDVDLCIRIREAGYRIIVDPAVLLLRKEAVMCGHDVSPEKAERLEREAAMMREKWGAQLDCDPFYNPNLSLSADFTPAFPPRITYPWKLPSKWGRERQESGLKSLRSFLNVDRLAKILNRLSFSVTASRWLRWK
- the tnpA gene encoding IS66-like element accessory protein TnpA; this translates as MSRNDDDPPALRRRRRSWSLEEKRRIVEESLEDGASIAEVARRHDLNTNQLFTWRRQFGVDLAAPQDLAPILPVTITPDTVGEHSAPGPTGQMEIVLAEGDRILVWSDVEAAALSRVVKALRR